From Mumia sp. ZJ1417:
CGACGCCCTCGGCGAGATGCCGCGCCTCGAGAAGGACTGAGTGTCGGCGCGGTAGGCCACGGCCGCTCCACGAAATGACGCCGAGAGGTGTCGATCCAGGTCTGGCCCGTTCGACCCAGGGGTGAGAGGGTCCGAGAGGGACCTGTCCAGACAGGAGCGAACGATGGCGAAGTACATGCTGATCATGCGGACGACCGACGAGGGCTTGGCGAAGTTCGAGAACGTCGACTTCGACGAGATGCTCGAGATGATGGGCCGCTTCAACGAGGAGCTCATGCGCGCCGGCGTGCTGCTTGCCGCCGAGGGCCTCGAGGACCCCGCCGAGACGGTGGTGGTCGACTTCAGCAACGAGACACCGGTCGTCAGTGATGGTCCGTACGGCGAGACCAAAGAGCTCTTCGGCGGCTACTACATCCTGGACGTCGCGTCGAAGCAGGAAGCCGTCGAGTGGGCCAAGCGCCTCCCGTACGCGCAGGGGACGAAGGTCGAGATCCGTCGCGTGCCGACGATCGACGAGTTCCCGCAGGACAACGAGTGGATCCAGAAGGAGCGCGCCTGGCGTGAGCAGACCGGGCAGCTGTGAGCCTGGCCGCCCCCAGCACGTGACGATGGACGGGCAAGAGGCGAGGCGCGCCGTCGAAGCGGTGTGGCGGATGGAGTCCGCCCGCATCGTCGGCGCCCTCGCCCGCTACACCGGCGACTTCGCGCTCGCCGAGGACGTCGCGCAGGAAGCGCTCGCCGAAGCCCTCGTCGGATGGTCGACGAGCGGAGTCCCGGACAGTCCCGCCAGCTGGTTGCTCGCGGTCGGCCGTCGGCGGGCGATCGACGCGTTCCGACGCCGGTCGGCGAGGGACGAGCGGTATGCGGTGCTGGCGAGGGATCTCGACGAGAGCACCGCCGGTGCCGACGACCTGTTCGACCCCGACGCGATCGACGACGACGTCCTCGCCCTCGTCTTCACCGCGTGCCATCCCGTCCTCTCGAGAGAGGCGCGCGTCGCGCTGACGCTGCGCGTCGTCGGCGGCCTGACGAGCGACGAGATCGCCAAGGCGTTCCTCGTCCCGGTCCCGACCGTGCAGGCACGCATCACTCGCGCAAAGAAGACGCTCGCGGCCGCGCACGTCCCGTTCGCGGTCCCTGAGCGGCACGAGCGGGCAGAGCGGATCGGGTCGGTCTTGAGCGTGATCTACCTGATCTTCACGGAGGGGTCGTCCGCGTCCGGTGGTGACGCGTGGATCAGGATCGACCTCGCGCAGGAGGCGGTGCGTCTGGCGCGGGTGCTCGTACGGCTCACGCCGGAGCCAGAGGTGTTCGGGCTCCTCGCGCTGCTCGAGCTGACGGCGGCCCGCTTCCCGGCTCGCCTCGACGCGCACGGCGAGCCGGTGCTCCTGGCCGACCAGGACAGGCGACGCTGGGACCGCTCGGCGATCCTCCGGGGCCGCGCGGCGCTCGCGAGCGCGGTCGCCGCCGGGCGCGGCCTCGGGCCGTACGGGCTGCAGGCGGCGATCGCGGCCTGCCACGCCGACGCACCGTCCGTCGACCAGACCGACTGGGACCGCATCGTCGTGCTGTACGAGGCACTCGGTCAGGTCGCTCCCTCGCCGGTGGTCGAGCTCAACCGCGCGGTCGCCCTCGCGATGGCGTCCGGGCCAGCGGCCGGGTTGCGTCTCGTCGACGAGATCGCCGAACGGGGCGACCTCGCGTCGTCGCACCTACTGCCCTCCGTACGGGCGGAGCTGCTCGTACGACTCGGGGCCAGGGACCAGGCGCGGGAGGAGTACGCCCGTGCTGTCGAGCTGTGCGGGAACGCCGCCGAGCGGGCCGTGCTCGAAGGCAAGGCGGACGCGCTAGGACGCGACCTCGACCGGTGAAAGGGCCCGTGCCGTCTAGCGCTCGGGCCGCGTGTTGAGCGCGTCGGCGAGCCCTTGCATGCCTGCGAGGAGACCGCCGTCGACCCGCAGGTCGGTGCCGGTGATCCAGCTCGCACGGTCGGAGAGCAGGAACGCCACGGCGTCCGCGACGTCCTGGGGTACGCCGACCCGCCCCAGCGGGTACCAGTCGGTGGCACGGTCGAGCGCGTGCGGGTCGTCCGCGAGCTGACGGCGCCGCTGAGCGTTCACGACCGTCCCGGGCGAGACGGAGTTGACCCGGACGCCGTACGGGCCGTACTGGACCGCGAGCGTCTTCGTGAGGTTGAGGACGCCGGCCTTCGCGGCGCTGTAGACATCGGCGCCGAAGTAGCTGTGGCCGTTCACCGAGGCGATATTGACGGCCGAGCCGCGCCCTGCCGCGCGCATCGACGGGAGGAACGCCTGCGACACCCGGATCGTGCCGGCGAGGACGACCTCGAGGTCCTGCGCCCACGTCGCCTCGTCCACCGACTGCAGCGAGCCGCCGTTGCAGAGCGCGGCACCGTTGACGAGCTGGTCCGGCGCGCCGAGGCGCTCCACGAGGTCGGCGCCGACCTGTCGGACAGACTCGGCCGACGCCAGGTCGAGGTACACCGCCTCCGTCCCCGGCAGGTCCCGCGCTAGGGCCTCGACGGTGTCGAGGTCGTTGTCCGCCAGCACGACGTAGCTGCCGTCGGCCACGAGGGTCCGGGCGATGGCCTGCCCGATGTCACTTGCTGCACCTGTCACGATCGCGTTGCTCACGAGGGCTACCTTCCCGCGCGGGCACCGTCGTGGCAACCATGGTCGCGTCCGATTCCCGCCGGAACGTGTCTGACCCGCGCGGAAGACTGACACGCATGACCTCCCATGAGAGAGCCAAGACCTTCCACGCGCTCCACGACGACGTGCTCGTGCTCCCCAACGCGTGGGACGCTGCGTCCGCGCGGCTGATCCAGGAGGCCGGTGCCCCTGCGATCGCCACGACCAGCGGGGGCGTCGCGTGGGCACTCGGTGCCGCGGACGGCCAGGCACTGGATCCGACGGCGCTCTTCGACGCGGTGCGTCGGATCGTGGCCGCCGTCGACGTCCCAGTCTCCGCCGACATCGAGGCGGGCTTCGGGGACGTCGCCGCGACCGTTGCCGGAGTGATCGAGGCGGGCGCCGTCGGCATCAACCTCGAGGACTCCGAGTCCGGCACGCTGCTCGCGATCGACACGATGGCGGAGCGCGTCTGTGAGGCACGCGCGGTTGCCGACGCGGCTGGTGTGCCGCTCTTCGTCAACGCCCGGACCGACGTCTATCTGCTGGGCGTGAACGACCTCGACGACGCCGTCGCCCGCGCCCGTGCGTACGCCGCGGCCGGCGCGGACGGCGTGTTCGCCCCCGGCCTGAGCGACCTGGGCGCCCTCGCCGCGGTGACGCAGGCGGTCGACGTGCCGGTCAACGCGATGGCCGGGCCCGGCTCGCCGTCGGTCCGTGAACTGGCGGCGGCTGGAGTCTGTCGGATCAGCACCGGCACGGCACTCGCCCAGGCGGCGTACGGCCTCACCGAGCGCCTGGCTCGCGCCGTCCTCGCCGACGGGACGTTCGACGCGCTCGCGGGCGGCGCCGACTACGGCCGGATGAACGCGCTGCTCGCCAACAGCTGAGCGGCGGGCATGGTTCGTGCTCACCCGGCACCATGTCTTCCATGGGCGATCCGCTCGAGG
This genomic window contains:
- a CDS encoding YciI family protein — protein: MAKYMLIMRTTDEGLAKFENVDFDEMLEMMGRFNEELMRAGVLLAAEGLEDPAETVVVDFSNETPVVSDGPYGETKELFGGYYILDVASKQEAVEWAKRLPYAQGTKVEIRRVPTIDEFPQDNEWIQKERAWREQTGQL
- a CDS encoding RNA polymerase sigma factor, with product MSRPGSCEPGRPQHVTMDGQEARRAVEAVWRMESARIVGALARYTGDFALAEDVAQEALAEALVGWSTSGVPDSPASWLLAVGRRRAIDAFRRRSARDERYAVLARDLDESTAGADDLFDPDAIDDDVLALVFTACHPVLSREARVALTLRVVGGLTSDEIAKAFLVPVPTVQARITRAKKTLAAAHVPFAVPERHERAERIGSVLSVIYLIFTEGSSASGGDAWIRIDLAQEAVRLARVLVRLTPEPEVFGLLALLELTAARFPARLDAHGEPVLLADQDRRRWDRSAILRGRAALASAVAAGRGLGPYGLQAAIAACHADAPSVDQTDWDRIVVLYEALGQVAPSPVVELNRAVALAMASGPAAGLRLVDEIAERGDLASSHLLPSVRAELLVRLGARDQAREEYARAVELCGNAAERAVLEGKADALGRDLDR
- a CDS encoding SDR family NAD(P)-dependent oxidoreductase, whose product is MSNAIVTGAASDIGQAIARTLVADGSYVVLADNDLDTVEALARDLPGTEAVYLDLASAESVRQVGADLVERLGAPDQLVNGAALCNGGSLQSVDEATWAQDLEVVLAGTIRVSQAFLPSMRAAGRGSAVNIASVNGHSYFGADVYSAAKAGVLNLTKTLAVQYGPYGVRVNSVSPGTVVNAQRRRQLADDPHALDRATDWYPLGRVGVPQDVADAVAFLLSDRASWITGTDLRVDGGLLAGMQGLADALNTRPER
- a CDS encoding isocitrate lyase/phosphoenolpyruvate mutase family protein — its product is MTSHERAKTFHALHDDVLVLPNAWDAASARLIQEAGAPAIATTSGGVAWALGAADGQALDPTALFDAVRRIVAAVDVPVSADIEAGFGDVAATVAGVIEAGAVGINLEDSESGTLLAIDTMAERVCEARAVADAAGVPLFVNARTDVYLLGVNDLDDAVARARAYAAAGADGVFAPGLSDLGALAAVTQAVDVPVNAMAGPGSPSVRELAAAGVCRISTGTALAQAAYGLTERLARAVLADGTFDALAGGADYGRMNALLANS